A section of the Xiphias gladius isolate SHS-SW01 ecotype Sanya breed wild chromosome 8, ASM1685928v1, whole genome shotgun sequence genome encodes:
- the LOC120792913 gene encoding ras-related protein Rab-8B-like, translating to MAKTYDYLFKLLLIGDSGVGKTCLLFRFSEDSFNTTFISTIGIDFKIRTIELDGKRVKLQIWDTAGQERFRTITTAYYRGAMGIMLVYDICNEKSFENIKNWIRNIEEHASSDVEKMILGNKCDMTDRRQVSKDRGEKLAIDYGVKFLETSAKSSLNVEEAFYTMGRDILHNLSSKTTDNGAGGSGKPVKISEKKSKRIKFFKCSLL from the exons ATGGCGAAGACGTACGACTATCTCTTCAAACTGCTGCTCATCGGAGACAGCGGCGTCGGCAAGACATGTCTGCTGTTCAGATTCAGCGAGGACTCCTTCAATACCACCTTCATATCCACGATAG GAATAGACTTCAAAATCAGAACAATAGAGCTGGATGGAAAAAGAGTCAAACTTCAGATTTG GGACACGGCAGGACAGGAGAGGTTTCGCACCATCACTACAGCTTACTACAGAGGGGCTATG GGCATTATGTTGGTCTATGACATCTGCAATGAGAAGTcctttgaaaacataaaaaactggATCAGAAATATTGAAGAG CATGCCTCGTCCGATGTGGAGAAGATGATCCTGGGTAACAAATGTGACATGACTGACAGGAGACAGGTGTCCAAAGACAGAGGTGAAAAA CTGGCTATTGATTATGGAGTAAAGTTCTTGGAGACCAGCGCAAAGTCTAGCTTAAATGTAGAGGAG GCTTTTTATACTATGGGAAGGGACATATTACATAATCTGAGCTCAAAGACA ACTGACAACGGTGCCGGAGGGTCGGGCAAACCGGTCAAGATCTCAGAGAAAAAGTCGAAGAGAATCAAATTCTTCAAGTGTTCACTCCTCTAG
- the rps27l gene encoding 40S ribosomal protein S27-like, whose translation MPLAKDLLHPCMDHERRQHKKKRLVQSPNSYFMDVKCPGCYKITTVFSHAQTVVLCVGCSTVLCQPKGGKARLTEGCSFRRKQH comes from the exons ATGCCT CTCGCCAAAGACCTCCTCCACCCTTGTATGGACCACGAGAGAAGAcagcataaaaagaaaaggctcGTTCAGAGCCCGAACTCCTACTTTATGGACGTGAAGTGCCCAG GCTGCTACAAGATCACCACTGTGTTCAGCCATGCACAGACAGTGGTACTCTGTGTGGGATGCTCAACGGTGTTGTGCCAGCCAAAAGGTGGAAAGGCCAGACTGACAGAGG GTTGTTCTTTCAGGAGAAAGCAACATTAA
- the dnaja gene encoding dnaJ homolog subfamily A member 4 yields MVHETGYYDLLGVSPGASPEEIKKAYRKLALKYHPDKNPNEGEKFKLISQAYEVLSDSKKRDLYDQGGEQAIKEGGMSGGTSPMDIFNMFFGGGGRMQRERKGKNVVHQLGVTLEEMYNGTTRKLGLQKNVICEKCDGYGGKKGALEKCSNCKGRGVQVKVQQIGPGMIQQIQSMCPDCQGQGEKFNSKDRCKNCNGHKVERKKKILEVHIDKGMKDGQKITFHGEGDQEPGLEPGDVIIVLDQKEHSVFQRQEDNLIMKMNIKLVEALCGFRKTIETLDNRMLIINLEPGEVVKHSDIKCVQNEGMPIYRDPYEKGQLIIHFQVEFPDKHWLPEHLMFQLERLLPPREDVMITDDMEEVELCEVDVRTQQRSYSGEAYEEDEEGPRGGVQCQTQ; encoded by the exons ATGGTTCACGAAACCGGCTACTACGACCTCCTGGGTGTCAGCCCAGGCGCCTCACCGGAGGAAATCAAAAAAGCCTACAGAAAACTCGCACTGAAATATCACCCTGACAAGAATCCCAACGAAGGAGAGAAG TTCAAGCTCATATCTCAAGCATATGAGGTGCTGTCAGATTCAAAGAAGAGAGACTTGTATGACCAAGGAGGAGAGCAAGCAATCAAAGAGGGAGGCATGAGCGGAGGAACTTCGCCAATGGACATTTTCAACATGTTCTTTGGAGGTGGTGGAcggatgcagagagagagaaaag GAAAGAATGTTGTCCACCAGCTAGGTGTTACACTGGAAGAAATGTACAATGGCACCACCAGGAAGCTTGGACTCCAGAAGAATgtaatttgtgaaaaatgtgatg GTTATGGAGGTAAGAAAGGTGCCTTGGAGAAGTGCTCCAATTGCAAAGGAAGAGGAGTACAAGTCAAAGTGCAACAGATTGGACCGGGCATGATTCAGCAGATCCAGAGCATGTGTCCAGACTGCCAGGGACAGGGTGAGAAATTTAACTCGAAAGACCGCTGTAAGAACTGCAATGGACACAAAGTTGAACGCAAGAAGAAGATTCTCGAAGTTCACATTGACAAAG GTATGAAAGATGGTCAGAAAATTACATTCCACGGAGAAGGTGACCAGGAACCTGGACTGGAACCTGGGGATGTAATCATTGTGCTGGATCAGAAGGAGCACTCTGTTTTCCAGAGACAAGAAGATAATTTAATAATGAAGATGAACATCAAACTTGTCGAGGCCCTTTGCGGTTTCAGGAAGACCATTGAAACATTAGACAACAGAATGCTCATCATCAACTTGGAGCCAG GTGAAGTAGTCAAGCACAGTGACATCAAATGTGTTCAGAATGAGGGCATGCCAATTTACAGGGACCCTTATGAAAAGGGACAGCTTATTATTCACTTCCAG GTGGAATTTCCAGATAAACACTGGCTCCCAGAGCATCTCATGTTCCAGCTGGAAAGACTGCTTCCTCCCAGGGAGGATGTGATGATTACTGATGACATGGAGGAGGTGGAACTCTGTGAGGTGGATGTGCGGACACAACAGAGAAGCTACAGTGGGGAAGCttatgaggaggatgaggagggtcCCAGAGGCGGAGTGCAATGTCAGACGCAGTGA